A stretch of DNA from Saccharospirillum mangrovi:
AGCAGCCAGGGGTTGGGCGTCTTGATCGCACCGACCCGGAATTGTTCGACCAACACCACTTCGTTCAGCGCCAGATCGACCAGTAAGACACAGACGGCATCGTGCCGATCCATCAGTTCGCGTTGGATGGTCAGTTCGCCGCCGTTGAAGGTTTGGTGCGTCAGCGTCAGTCGGTCCATCTTATAAAAGCCGTGGTACAGCGATTCGTGCTGATCGATGCGGAACTGGAAGCGGTCGGTATCGCGATTCATGCCATCCTCAACAGGGGCGGTTAGAGTGAGTTCAAGCCGGGCAGTATGGCACAGCCCTAACGCCCGGATAAGTCGGCGAAATCTGATCGGCGATAGCGCCAGCCGTGACTTTTGGGGCTGTTGTGGCGGTTAGTGCGCCCCCACAATGTCGTCCAATTGGCGTAAAGTCGGACAAGTGCGCTGCGCCTTGGTCAGTGGAGTCCGCATAATGTCGCCGCCCTTTTCATTTGGCTTCTAAGAGACTGTGTGATGCGTTTACGAATTTTGGCTGGTGCTTTGGCGCTGGTTGCAACTTCCGGTGCCTGGGCTCAGGTGTCTTTGATGGATGTGTACCGTCAAGCGTTGGACAAAGACCCGCAAATTGCCGTGCAGCGGCTGAACCAGGAAAACGCAGCGGTTCAGGTGAAAAGCGGCCTGAGTAACTTGTTGCCGTCGGTCAATGCGAGCGCAGGTTGGAATACCAGCAGCGCCTGTAACAGCAGTACCGAATATCAACTGTCTCCTGATTTTGAAAATTGCCAGACCACCTCTGCTGGCGTCAGCCTGTCGCAAAACCTCTTTGCGCTGGCCGCCGTGGACGCGTACGAAGCGCTGAAACTGAACGCCTCCAGCGTCGAGATTCAAACCGAATCGGCCATGCAGGATTTGATGGTGCGCGTTGCCGAAGCCTATCTGAACGTGCTGCGCGCTCAGGATGCACGCGATTCCATCGCCGCTCAGCTGGCGGCGGTTGAGCGTCAGTTCGAACAAACTGAGCAACGTTATGAAGTTGGTCTGGTCACCGTTACCGACGTCATGGACGCCCAGGCTACGCTGGATGAAACCCGCGTCGGCTTGATCCAGGCGAGCAACAGCGCCGACATCGCGCTGCAAAACCTGTCCATTCTGACCGGCGAAACCCCCGATTCCATCCTGACGCTCGGCGACAATCTGCCGATCGAAATGCCCGCCGACGGTGGCGCCCAACAATGGATCGACTTTGCACTGGCGAACCATCCGGACGTGCTGGCCGCCGAACGTGGCCTGGCGTCGGGCGAAAAAGAATTGCGCGCGCGTCGCAACAACCGCTTGCCGGTGCTGAGCGCTTCTGCGTCGATCAACTACCAGGACGATCCGACCGACGGCATCGATTTCGACGAAAAACTGGGTTCCTCTGTTGGCCTGACCATCACCGTACCGCTCTACACCGGCGGCGCAACCCAGGCGCAAATTCTGTCGACTGGCCTGAGCAACAACATTGCGGAACAGAACCTGGAATTGCTCAAGCGCAGCATCAGCGTTCAGGTAACCAACCTGTATCGCCAGGTGCAGAGCGATGTGCAGAACATTCAGGCGCAGCAGCAAGTGGTGGCGTCGCGTGAAAGTGCACTGGAAGCCACCGAAGTGGGCTACGAAGTCGGCACTCGCAACATCGTTGAAGTGTTGAATGCCCAACAGGCGTTGTTCCAGGCACGTCAGGCCTACGCCGATGCGCGTTACAACTACGTCTTTGACCGTCTGCAATTGAAAAAAGCCGCCGGTCAACTGAGCGAAGCCGACTTGAGTGCGCTGGAGGCCTACCTTGTCGCACCCTGAATCGTTAGTCGTCCATCATCTGGAATACTCGCGTTCACACCGCGTGCTGTGGATGCTGGAAGAATTGGGTTTGCCGTACGACATCAAGCGTTACCCGCGTAACGCCGCCTGGCTGGCGCCGAAGGAATTGCAGCAGGTGCACCCCTTGGGCAAGTCGCCGGTGTTGACCGTCGGCGACCGGGCGCTGGCCGAAAGCGGTTCCATTCTGGAAACTCTGGCCGAAGAGCACCCGGACAGCGGCTTAGGCATCGCGCCCGGAGAAGCCGGGCGCAGCGATTACCTTTATTGGCTGCATTACGCCGAAGGGTCGCTGATGCCGTTGATGGTGATGACGGTGGTGTTCCGCAAAATTCCCGAAGGCAAGATGCCGTTTTTCATTCGGCCGATTGCTCGCTTGATCAGCCAGAAAACAGTCGAGACATTTTTGCGCCCTCAAGTGACCACACACCTGACCGCGATGAATGCCTGGTTGAGTGAACGTGAGTGGCTGGCCGGTGGCAAACTGACCGCCGCCGACATGCAAATGAGTTTTCCGCTGGAAGCTGCTGAAAGCCGTTACGGCCTGGATTCGTATCCGGCGCTGAAGCGCTATCTGGAACGGTTGCGTGCCCGCCCGGCCTATCAACGGGCGCTGGAGAAAGGCGGACCGATGACGCCGGCCAAGGCCTGATCATCGCTGCTATAAAACCAAAACCGCAGCCAATAAAAAGCCCGCCCAAGTCACGGCCACTCGACCGCCGTCATCCCGGAACCGCGCAGCGGTATCCGGGATCTCCCCTGGGCAACCCGACATTCCAACGAATAACCCCAACAATTTTTAAAAAACTTTAAATTTCTACGTTTTTTAAAACGATTCCTCAAACGGTCGTCGGTTAGCGTAGTCAGGCTCGGTATTGATACCGCCTAACACCAACCAGAGGGATCTGCCATGCATCACCCCAACCGACTGCTGTACCTCGTCACCAGCCTGCTACTCAGCCTCGCGCTCACCGCCTGCAACCTCGAAACCTTTGAATTCGCCCAAACCGGCACCGCCCAACTCGTTACCGGCGAAACCTACACCAACCCGGTGCCGGGCAGCTTTCGCGGCGTCGATTACGCCAGCAGCAACCCCCAGGTCGCGCAGGTGGATGGCCGCGGGCGCGTCACCGCCGTTGGCCCCGGCCGGGCACGCATCAGCGCGCGGCTGGATGGGCAGTCGATTGCTTACTCGGTTGAAGTGGTGAACCGTCGGCTGCGGGTCAGCGCCTGGGTGGGGCCAACCGGCGCCGATTGGCAACTCTCAGACGGCACCGAAGGCACCCGGCTGCACACCACCAGCGACGCCGATTGCAACCCAGTTCAAACCGGAAACTGCGCCGATGCCGCCAGCCAGTTAATGCTTGGCACCGGGTCGGTATTGCCGAGCGAAGCACTGACGCTGAGCCAGCCGGGGTATTTTCAGGTGCGGTATGGCGAACATCAGGCGGCGGGGGCGTTGGCGGCGGATCGGTTTGTGGGGCGGAAATCCCACTCGGTGGTGGCCTTTCGCGGGCGGCTTTGGGTGATTGGTGGGCAGAATCGTGGTGTCCAATACCTAACCGATATCTGGTCGTCCACCGACGACACCACCTGGGTGCCCGAACAGTGGGACAACCAGTCGGAACTGTTGCCCAGTGGCGATGCGGCAATCGTTGGCGACGTCATCCGGGTGGTGCTGTTCAATAACGCCCTCTGGCTGATCAACACCCACACCGGGGCGCTCTGGTCGACGCTCGATAGCCCCGAACACGCCCGCGGTTTTGTCTGGCAGACGCAGGGGTCGATCGGTGCCGGGTTTGAGGGTCGCAGCGATAGCCCGGTGGTTGTCTCGCACGACGGCGACGGCACCGAGCGGCTGTGGCTGGTCGGTGGGTGGTCTACCGGGAACGGCTACCGGAACGACGTCTGGACCTCAACCAACGGCACCGATTGGGCGCGCCGGGAACCCAGTGCCAACGGCAAAGTCTTTTCGGGTCGTGCTGATCACCAGGCGGTGTTTTTCAACAACCGGCTTTGGGTGATTGGCGGCACGACTGGTTTCGTAAGCGATAGCGCCAACGACATCTGGTCGTCCGCCGATGGCCAAGACTGGCGAGAGGAAACCAGCCAGGCTGAATTTTCGGTCCGAGACGGTCACCGCGTTGTGGCGTACAACGATGGCCGTGGCGAGCGGTTGTGGTTGGTGGGTGGGCGCCCCCCCGGTAGTACCCGTCTCAACGACGTCTGGTCCTCGTCCGATGGTATTCACTGGCGCCAAGAGGCGGTGGATGGCGCGTTTCCGGGACGCAAGCACCACGCCCTGGCCGTCTTCAACCAGCAGCTTTGGGTGGTGGGTGGAGATGGCGATCCTTTCCTGAACGATGTCTGGTCCAGCCGCAACGGCCAGGACTGGCAACCCCACACCGCCGAAGCCGCCTTCAGCGCACGCCAGAACCACCAGGCGGTTGCCTTCGCCGACCGGCTTTGGGTGATCGGCGGTCACGACGGCGATGCTAGAAACGACGTCTGGTCCTCCGCCGATGGCCTGCACTGGCAGCAACACCGCGTCCACGCTGATTTCTCGCCACGCTCAAACCATCGGGTGGTCGTGTTCAACCAGCGGCTGTGGCTGGTGGGTGGGGGCTACCGGAACGACATCTGGTCCAGCGCCGATGGCGTGCAGTGGCAACGCGTGCTGGCCGAAGCGCCGTTCAGCCCACGCGCAGCGCACGCGTTAGTGGTGTTCGACCATCGCCTGTGGGTAATCGGCGGCTCAGTTCGGATAGACGGTCGGTATCAATGGGTGAATGACGTCTGGTCGTCCAGCAACGGCCGCGACTGGATCGAAGAAACCGCCCAGGCCGGCTTCTCCGCCCGCGCCAGTCACCAGGCGGTGGTCTTCAACGGCCAGCTTTGGGTGATCGGTGGCCTTGGCGCTGGTAACGGCGTGGTGTGGTCCTCCCACGATGGCCGCCACTGGCAGTCGCGCCCCGACGCCAACCTGACGCCTCGTGATGGACACCAGGCCCTGGTCACCCAGGATGCCCAAGGCGAGCGGCTTTGGGTGCTGGGCGGATACAACAGCGAAGGCAAACCAGACAACCAACTCTGGACCACCCGCAACGGCACCCACTGGACCGCCGTTGACTCCCAAAGCCAAGCCAACCGCTTCACCGTGCGCAGCTACCACCAGGCCCTGAGCTTCCGCAACCAACTCTGGGTGATCGGTGGGATTGATGAGAGTGACACGCCACTGCACGATGTCTGGCGTTCAGCCGAGGGTGTGAACTGGCAGAAGGGGTTGCAGGTGGGGGTTGAGTTTGAGGGGCGTTAATTGAGTGCTCACCTTGTACGCCGCCCATCTCTCGCCCTAACAAAAAGCCAGTGGCTTAACGCCACTGGCTTGATAAAAACCGTCAACAGGTTTTAGGGCGGGGCATGGCCGACCACCGCTTAATGCAGCAAACGATATTGCGTAACCGCTTCGTTGATGGCACGGCTGGCTTGTTCCAGTTGATCGCTGTCGCTGATCAGGCTGGTCATGTCCTGGCCGGTTTGCTGGGCGCTGTCGTGAATGCGTTCCACGCTGGCGCGGATGGTTTCGGTGGCCTGTTCCTGAATGCGCACGGTTTCGGCAACCGATTGGCTGATCTGGTTCATGCCGTTGATGGCTTCGTGAATCAGCGCCAGCGCGCGGCTCGTTGTATCGATGGTTTCAGTGCTGCTGTTGGCCTGATCGACGCCTTCCTGGATGGCCGCTTTCACGCGTTCGGCGTCGTTGCGTAATTGCTCGATCAGACGACTGATGCGCAAGGTCGAATCCTGAGTCTGCTTCGCCAGGCCACGCACTTCGCCTGCCACGACAGCAAAACCGCGACCGCTGTCACCGGCCCGCGCCGCTTCAATGGCGGCGTTCAGTGCCAGCAAATTGGTCTGTTCGGCGATGGTGTTGATCATGGTGGTGACGTCGCCAACATCGACGATGCGCTGGTTCAGATTCCCCAACAAATCGGCCGCTTTATTGATGCTGTCTTTCATGGCGACCACCGCTGTGCCGGCCGTGGCAATGGTGCTGGCCGTGCCCTGAATTTCCGAGCTGGCGCGGTTGGAGACGGCGTTCACTTCGTCGGTCTGGCTGGTGATGGCTTTTAACTGATCGTGCAGCGCCCGGACCGATTCGGCGATGGCCTGGCTGTTGCTCTCCTGTTCGGCCAGTCGCGTGCGGGTTTGCTGGTTGAATTCGAGCAAGGCATGAACGCTTTTATCCACCTCGGTTGAGGTCATTGCCATGCGTCTCATGTTGGTTTCGAACTGGTCCATCATGGCGTTGAAACAGGCGGCAACTTCGCCGGCTTCGCTGCCGAATTCGACGTTCACTCGGGTCGATAAATCCTTGCTTTCAATCACGTTCTGCATGGCGCGCAAGGTGTCGAGCCAACTGTTGGATGCGCCGTGTTCAGAGACGTTCAAGCCCTGAATTTCAAACTCCTGCGACACGCGCAGCATGTGTGTGGCTTTGAGCGCCAGGAACAGAATAAAGCCGGTGGTCAGACACCAGGCCAGTACCGCGCCAACGCCCATCAACTGCACCATAAATTGCGCCCAGGCACCGTGGTTGAGGTTGTCGGCCGGTGCCAGAAACGCCAGCGCCAACGTGCCCCAGGCACCGGCGAAACCGTGTACCGCCACGGCGCTGACCGGGTCGTCCAGTTTGCAAACGCGCAGCAGGAATTCGCTGGCAAAGTGCGCAATCAAACCGCCCATAGCGCCGATGATGACCGCGCCAATCGGGTGCAGCACCGCGCAGCCAGCGGTGACTGCTACCAAGCCGCCCAGCACGCCGTTGAGAATCAATTCGATGCGAATAACCGGGCCGATCAACCGTCCCAGAGCCAGACAGATGGTGCCGCCCGCAGCCGCAGCCAGGGTGGTGTTGAGCAAAATGCCGGGTACGGCGTTATCGAACGCCAGCTCGCTGCCGCCGTTAAAACCGAACCAGCCGAACCAGAGAATGAACACACCCAAGGTCGTCAGCAGCAAATCGTGGCCCAACAGCGGGTTCACTTTGCCGTCTTCGGTAAAGCGACCAAAACGAGGCCCGAGCACAATGATGCCGGCCAACGCCAGCCAGGCACCGGCGGAATGCACCACGGTCGAACCGGCGAAATCGATAAAGCCACGCTGGGCCAGCCAGCCGTCGCTGTTCCAGATCCAGTGGCCGACCAGCGGATAAATCAGCGCTGCAATGACCAGCGAAATCAGCAGATAGCCGCTGAAATGCATGCGTTCGGCCACCGCGCCGGAAACGATGGTGGCAGCGGTGCCAGCGAACATCATCTGGAACAGGAAGAACATGATGTCGAACGGCGCGTGGGTGTCGCTGAAGAAAAAGTCGGTGACACCAAACCAGCCACCAACCGAGCTGCCAAACATCAAGGCATAGCCGACCATCCAGAAACCGATGACCGACAACAACAGGTCGGACATGTTTTTAACGGCGACGTTAAAACTGTTCTTTTTGCGGATAGAACCGGTTTCCAGCAGGCAAAACCCGGCCTGCATAAAGAACACCAATACCGCGCTGATGCCGACCCAGAGCAAATCCAGTTTGGCGTCGATGTCGAGGTCAAAAGCGTCTTCCGCCTGAGCGGGTAAACTGAAGACGGTGGTTAGCAGAAGCGCGGTAACAACGGACCAGAAACGAAGCTGGCCGGGTCGGCGGGAGAGAAGAGGTAACATCACTCGTCCTTATACAACAGGCGGTTGATCAATAAAGGTGTGTGTTATCAACGTTCGAGCAATCAGCCCTGTCGTTCTGTGCGACCGTGGCCGGCCAAGGGTACTCGGTTGGTGTTTTTTTGAACAGAAAAATGGGGGCTAACGGCACCGAACGTGAAGCCAATAAGCTTAGTCGAGATTGATGACATTGCGCGAAATTGATCACTGTTTGATCGTTTCAAATGGAGCAACGATGCGTCCAATAAATATTGCTCAAGCTCGTACTGCGATAAGGCGGCCGTTGGGCCGCCATTTTTTGTTTGACTCAATCTCCGCTCTTCCTCATTATAAATTCGAGAGGTAAATTAAAAACAACAAAACAGGCTCGAACCTGAGCCGCCGATACGAGAGGTCTCACCATGTCCAGCTATTTCAGCGAGATTGAGCCGATACGCTACGAAGGCCCAAACTCCAATAACCCTCTGGCTTTTCATCATTACGACGCGCAAAAACAGGTGCTGGGTAAGTCACTCGCCGAACACCTGCGCTTTGCCGTTTGTTACTGGCACAGCTTCTGTTGGGACGGCTTTGATGTGTTCGGCGAAGGAACCTTTAAACGCCCCTGGCACAGCGGTGCCGACGCCATGACGTTGGCGCATCAGAAAATGGACGTCGCCTTTGAATTCTTTGCCAAGCTGGGCGCGCCGTTCTGGACGTTTCACGATTACGACATCGCGCCGGAAGGCGATTCCATTCGCGAAAGCCGACGCAATTTCGACGAAATGGTCGAGCGCGCCGAAGCCAAACAAGCCGAGACCGGCATGAAATTGTTGTGGGGCACCGCCAAGAATTTCGGCGCCCGTCGCTATATGGCCGGCGCTGCGACCAATCCGAACCCGGAAGTGTTTGCCTATGCTGCGTCTCAGGTGCAGCACGCCATGACGGCGACGCAGCGTCTGGGTGGCGCGAACTACGTGCTTTGGGGCGGCCGCGAAGGTTATGAAACCCTGCTCAATACCGACCTGAAACGCGAGCAGGAACAACTCGGTCGTTTTATGCAGATGGTGGTTGAGTACAAACACAAAATCGGTTTCAAAGGCACGCTGCTGATCGAACCCAAACCGCAGGAACCGACCAAGCATCAATACGATTACGACTCCGCAACCGTCTTTGGTTTCCTGCAAAAATACGGCCTGGAAAAAGAGGTCAAGGTGAACATCGAAGTGAACCACGCCACGCTGGCCGGCCACACCTTCGAGCACGAAATTGCCACCGCGGCGTCGCTCGGCATTCTCGGTTCAGTCGATGCCAACCGGGGCGATCATCAGAACGGTTGGGACACCGACCAGTTCCCCAACTCGGTCGAAGAAATGACGCTCGCCTGTTACCACATTCTTCAGGCGGGCGGTTTCACCACCGGCGGTTTCAACTTCGACACCAAACTGCGCCGCACTTCCATCGAACCGAGCGATCTGTTCCACGCCCACGTTGGCGCCATGGATACGTTGGCACTCGCTTTCACCAAAGCCGCGCAGATGGTCGAACAGGGCACACTGAGCGAATTTGTCGAGCAACGTTACGCCGGTTGGAACAGCGACCTGGGCCGTAAGATTCTCTCCGGTGAAATGAATTTGGCTGCGCTGGCAGACTACGCCGTCGAGCAAAACCTGAACCCCGAGCCAGTGTCCAATCGCCAGGAAATGTTGGAGAACCGTGTTAATCGCGTGATCTACGGTTAACCGCAGTCGCTTGAACGGTTAAGGCCAGACCGCTGCCCAGCGGTCTGGCCTTACTTTATACTGCGCCTGACTTTCTGACGGGCGAAACCGATGACCGAACCAACCTTGGGGCAATTCATACCCTCGCCAGTGCTGGCCGTTGCGGCCACCTATCTGGACGATGGCCGTGACACCGATGTCTACATTTGTGGCGCCGAGGTGCAGTCCGACAATCGCTTGATGTTGCGCTTTGCGCGCGGGCATCGGCTCAGTGTCGGCGCTCGGGTGACGGTGCATCTGGACAACCGCACCGGGGTTTCGGAATACGACGCCGAATTGCGCGTCTATCGTCTGTCGTACAAAGGTCAGGTGGTGCGACTGGACGACAACCGCGTGCTGGTCGAACCGGTACAATTTCAGGTGTTTTATGGTCTGAGCGTGGTGCTGGATTTTGCCCAAAGCGGCTATCACTTTCCCGACGATCAACGCCCCGAACGGTCGCTGCCGACTACACCAATGACCACGCTGCCCAAGATCGACGGCGGCGAGCACGACAACAAAGTCGGCGTACTGGTCACCCGCGCCGAGCAGCAACCGCACACCACTGTGATGGCGTTTTTGTCGACGCAGGACGACGATATTTTCTTCATCACCTTTCCCAGTACGTTCAAATCGACGCTGCTCAAGCGCGACAATCGCTGCCTGTTTGCCATCGATAATCGCGCCACCTTTGCCTTTGAACACGCCATCGAATGGAACTACAGCATCATCAGCGGTCAGGCCTTCGATGTGCCGAAAAACACCGAGCTGTTCCGCGCGATTCAGGAAGCCTTCATCGCCAAAAATCCGTGGGAAGTTGGGTTTTTCAGCAACCCGGAAGTGGAGATGTTTCACCTGCGCGCGGAGCATTTAATTTGCCCCGCGCCGCATATTCCTGGTTGATGTTCACTGTGCTTAATGGTCGGCATTAGTGGCGATTGGCGTTGCCCTGAGCGGGTAGGAAACCCGACACCAGAACAGCACAAGCCGTAAGCGCGATGGACCAGCCGAAGGTGAATTGATACGCCTGCTCCAGAGTGCCGGTCTGCTCGGCCAGGCGCGTCAGAATGATGGTGAACAGTGCCACGCCGGTGGCGCCACCGACTTGCTGACTGGTGCGAATCAGAACGCTGGCATGAGGCATTTGCTCGCGGTCTAAGCCAGAGAAAGCCACGGTCATCAGCGGGATAAACACCAGCCCGACGCCGTACCCGCGTACCAGCAAAGCGATCATCAACAGCGGCGTCACTTCGGCGGATTCGGCCAATGCAAATGGCAACGTAGCGGCACCGGCCAGCGCAAAACCCAGCATCGCCAGTCGGCGCACGCCCAGCCGTTCAACCAGGCTGGCCGCCTGCATGCGGCTGACCAGTGCGCCAACGCCTTGTGGAATCAGCAGCAGTCCTGCCTGCAAGGCGCTGTTGCCACCCAGTTCCTGCCAGAACAGCGGCAGCAGCACCATGGCACCGTAAAGCGTGGCGCCCATGATGAACATCAGCAAGGCGGCGGCCCAGGTTGGTCGGGACCTCAAAATGCTCAGGTCGATTAACGCGCGGCTGCCGCGTCGCCAGGCCCAGACCACAAATCCCACCAACAGCAAAAGTCCAGCGACCAGTCGGAACTGCACCTGTGTTTGTGCCCAGCCGCCGGCCTCGCTCAGGCTCGACAAACTCCACAGCAAGGCGACCAGCGCTGGCGACAACAGCACTAAGCCGACAATGTCCAGGCGAACACTGGGCGCGGCGGTATCGGCCGGGAGCATACGCCAGGCCATGATCAAACCCGTCAGACCCAGCGGCAGATTGATCAAAAACAACCAGTGCCAGCTGAGAAAACCCAGAATCAAGCCGCCAATTACCGGCCCGAAGATAGGCCCAAGCGCGGCCGGCAACGACACCAGCGCGATCAGCCGGGCGCGGCCTTCCTCCTGCGTTGATTGCGCGATGATGGTGGTCATTAACGGCATCATGATGCCGCCCCCAAGGCCCTGCACCACACGGAACGCGATGAGACTGGGCGCATCCCAGGCGAAGCTGCACAGGGCAGATCCGGCCAGGAAAACCGTCAGCGCCAGCAGCCAGAGTCGCTTGGCGCCAAAGCGGCTTTGCAGCCAGCCAACCAAAGGGATAACCGCGCCCAGCGTTAACAGATAGGCGGTGCCTACCCACTGAATGACATGGATGTCCGTGCCGAATGTTTCGGCTAACGGATGCAGCGCAACACTGACTATGGTGGTATCGAAGATAACCGCCAAAGCACCAACAATGATGGCCAGAGCCGCCCGTAATGCAGTTCGATCAATGGAAGTATGAGACATTTCAGCATCCTTAAGATTCGTTTGTGTATCTTAATGATGCGCAGTCTGGCGGCTTTTTATAAGATACGCAAGTGAATCTTAAAAAAGGACGATGAATCATGGCGCAACGACCTCGCCAATCCTCCGGCTCGACCACTGCCAGCCAGAGCGGTGGTGCAACCCGACGCCGGGGCAGCGAATTGGAAGAAGCCATACTGCAGGCGGCTTGGGATGTACTGGTCGAGCAGGGTTATGAAGGCTTTACCTACGAAGCGATTGCCGCCCGCGCCCAAACCAGTCGACCGGTGTTGTATCGGCGTTGGACCCAGCGTGAGGCGTTGCTACAAGCGACGCTGCGGTATGGCTGGCCGGAACCCGTCGCCTTGGCGGACACCGGGCGGTTGCGGACCGACGCCATTGCGATGATGAAACATTTCGGGCAATCGAACCGGGTGGAGATCATCACTCAGGTCGGCGCCCAGTTGATGGCGTATTTCCGCGAAACCAAGACCGGTTTCAGCGACTTGCGGAAAATGATGTTGTCGCCGGAGCGAGCCGGGCGGGTGGCAACCATAGTGAAACGTGCGGTGGAGCGTGGCGAGCTGGCGGCGATGCCAACATCACCT
This window harbors:
- a CDS encoding TolC family outer membrane protein yields the protein MRLRILAGALALVATSGAWAQVSLMDVYRQALDKDPQIAVQRLNQENAAVQVKSGLSNLLPSVNASAGWNTSSACNSSTEYQLSPDFENCQTTSAGVSLSQNLFALAAVDAYEALKLNASSVEIQTESAMQDLMVRVAEAYLNVLRAQDARDSIAAQLAAVERQFEQTEQRYEVGLVTVTDVMDAQATLDETRVGLIQASNSADIALQNLSILTGETPDSILTLGDNLPIEMPADGGAQQWIDFALANHPDVLAAERGLASGEKELRARRNNRLPVLSASASINYQDDPTDGIDFDEKLGSSVGLTITVPLYTGGATQAQILSTGLSNNIAEQNLELLKRSISVQVTNLYRQVQSDVQNIQAQQQVVASRESALEATEVGYEVGTRNIVEVLNAQQALFQARQAYADARYNYVFDRLQLKKAAGQLSEADLSALEAYLVAP
- a CDS encoding glutathione S-transferase family protein, with protein sequence MSHPESLVVHHLEYSRSHRVLWMLEELGLPYDIKRYPRNAAWLAPKELQQVHPLGKSPVLTVGDRALAESGSILETLAEEHPDSGLGIAPGEAGRSDYLYWLHYAEGSLMPLMVMTVVFRKIPEGKMPFFIRPIARLISQKTVETFLRPQVTTHLTAMNAWLSEREWLAGGKLTAADMQMSFPLEAAESRYGLDSYPALKRYLERLRARPAYQRALEKGGPMTPAKA
- a CDS encoding Ig-like domain-containing protein, with amino-acid sequence MHHPNRLLYLVTSLLLSLALTACNLETFEFAQTGTAQLVTGETYTNPVPGSFRGVDYASSNPQVAQVDGRGRVTAVGPGRARISARLDGQSIAYSVEVVNRRLRVSAWVGPTGADWQLSDGTEGTRLHTTSDADCNPVQTGNCADAASQLMLGTGSVLPSEALTLSQPGYFQVRYGEHQAAGALAADRFVGRKSHSVVAFRGRLWVIGGQNRGVQYLTDIWSSTDDTTWVPEQWDNQSELLPSGDAAIVGDVIRVVLFNNALWLINTHTGALWSTLDSPEHARGFVWQTQGSIGAGFEGRSDSPVVVSHDGDGTERLWLVGGWSTGNGYRNDVWTSTNGTDWARREPSANGKVFSGRADHQAVFFNNRLWVIGGTTGFVSDSANDIWSSADGQDWREETSQAEFSVRDGHRVVAYNDGRGERLWLVGGRPPGSTRLNDVWSSSDGIHWRQEAVDGAFPGRKHHALAVFNQQLWVVGGDGDPFLNDVWSSRNGQDWQPHTAEAAFSARQNHQAVAFADRLWVIGGHDGDARNDVWSSADGLHWQQHRVHADFSPRSNHRVVVFNQRLWLVGGGYRNDIWSSADGVQWQRVLAEAPFSPRAAHALVVFDHRLWVIGGSVRIDGRYQWVNDVWSSSNGRDWIEETAQAGFSARASHQAVVFNGQLWVIGGLGAGNGVVWSSHDGRHWQSRPDANLTPRDGHQALVTQDAQGERLWVLGGYNSEGKPDNQLWTTRNGTHWTAVDSQSQANRFTVRSYHQALSFRNQLWVIGGIDESDTPLHDVWRSAEGVNWQKGLQVGVEFEGR
- the amt gene encoding ammonium transporter, whose translation is MLPLLSRRPGQLRFWSVVTALLLTTVFSLPAQAEDAFDLDIDAKLDLLWVGISAVLVFFMQAGFCLLETGSIRKKNSFNVAVKNMSDLLLSVIGFWMVGYALMFGSSVGGWFGVTDFFFSDTHAPFDIMFFLFQMMFAGTAATIVSGAVAERMHFSGYLLISLVIAALIYPLVGHWIWNSDGWLAQRGFIDFAGSTVVHSAGAWLALAGIIVLGPRFGRFTEDGKVNPLLGHDLLLTTLGVFILWFGWFGFNGGSELAFDNAVPGILLNTTLAAAAGGTICLALGRLIGPVIRIELILNGVLGGLVAVTAGCAVLHPIGAVIIGAMGGLIAHFASEFLLRVCKLDDPVSAVAVHGFAGAWGTLALAFLAPADNLNHGAWAQFMVQLMGVGAVLAWCLTTGFILFLALKATHMLRVSQEFEIQGLNVSEHGASNSWLDTLRAMQNVIESKDLSTRVNVEFGSEAGEVAACFNAMMDQFETNMRRMAMTSTEVDKSVHALLEFNQQTRTRLAEQESNSQAIAESVRALHDQLKAITSQTDEVNAVSNRASSEIQGTASTIATAGTAVVAMKDSINKAADLLGNLNQRIVDVGDVTTMINTIAEQTNLLALNAAIEAARAGDSGRGFAVVAGEVRGLAKQTQDSTLRISRLIEQLRNDAERVKAAIQEGVDQANSSTETIDTTSRALALIHEAINGMNQISQSVAETVRIQEQATETIRASVERIHDSAQQTGQDMTSLISDSDQLEQASRAINEAVTQYRLLH
- the xylA gene encoding xylose isomerase, whose protein sequence is MSSYFSEIEPIRYEGPNSNNPLAFHHYDAQKQVLGKSLAEHLRFAVCYWHSFCWDGFDVFGEGTFKRPWHSGADAMTLAHQKMDVAFEFFAKLGAPFWTFHDYDIAPEGDSIRESRRNFDEMVERAEAKQAETGMKLLWGTAKNFGARRYMAGAATNPNPEVFAYAASQVQHAMTATQRLGGANYVLWGGREGYETLLNTDLKREQEQLGRFMQMVVEYKHKIGFKGTLLIEPKPQEPTKHQYDYDSATVFGFLQKYGLEKEVKVNIEVNHATLAGHTFEHEIATAASLGILGSVDANRGDHQNGWDTDQFPNSVEEMTLACYHILQAGGFTTGGFNFDTKLRRTSIEPSDLFHAHVGAMDTLALAFTKAAQMVEQGTLSEFVEQRYAGWNSDLGRKILSGEMNLAALADYAVEQNLNPEPVSNRQEMLENRVNRVIYG
- a CDS encoding MDR family MFS transporter, coding for MSHTSIDRTALRAALAIIVGALAVIFDTTIVSVALHPLAETFGTDIHVIQWVGTAYLLTLGAVIPLVGWLQSRFGAKRLWLLALTVFLAGSALCSFAWDAPSLIAFRVVQGLGGGIMMPLMTTIIAQSTQEEGRARLIALVSLPAALGPIFGPVIGGLILGFLSWHWLFLINLPLGLTGLIMAWRMLPADTAAPSVRLDIVGLVLLSPALVALLWSLSSLSEAGGWAQTQVQFRLVAGLLLLVGFVVWAWRRGSRALIDLSILRSRPTWAAALLMFIMGATLYGAMVLLPLFWQELGGNSALQAGLLLIPQGVGALVSRMQAASLVERLGVRRLAMLGFALAGAATLPFALAESAEVTPLLMIALLVRGYGVGLVFIPLMTVAFSGLDREQMPHASVLIRTSQQVGGATGVALFTIILTRLAEQTGTLEQAYQFTFGWSIALTACAVLVSGFLPAQGNANRH
- a CDS encoding TetR/AcrR family transcriptional regulator, with protein sequence MAQRPRQSSGSTTASQSGGATRRRGSELEEAILQAAWDVLVEQGYEGFTYEAIAARAQTSRPVLYRRWTQREALLQATLRYGWPEPVALADTGRLRTDAIAMMKHFGQSNRVEIITQVGAQLMAYFRETKTGFSDLRKMMLSPERAGRVATIVKRAVERGELAAMPTSPRVLTLPVDLVRHELLMTMRRVPDQTIIDIVDDIWLPLLHRTAAAQD